From a single Triplophysa rosa linkage group LG17, Trosa_1v2, whole genome shotgun sequence genomic region:
- the ptger4a gene encoding prostaglandin E receptor 4 (subtype EP4) a: MNSSSAVLRRMEPTIPAIMFIFGVISNLIAIVVLCKSRREQKETTFYTLVCGLAVTDLLGTVLASPVTIATYVKGAWPDGEPLCQYFGFVLLFFSLAGLSIICAMSIERYIAINPTYYYNDYADKRLAGVALVAIYASDALFCALPGVGFGEVKMQYPQTWCFIDWRTNVSAHVAFSYMYTGFSSVLVTVTVTVVCNVLVCCALIRMHRRFVRRTSLGADASDPGRNPNFGRLAGAEVQMVILLIATSAVVLICSIPLVVQVFLNQIYKTEVEKRLEKNPDLLAIRFASTNPILDPWIYILLQKALLSKVIQNIKCLFCKMGSQQSQSGFQCRDGRQLSSRDSPSDAPQELRDVTSMSQTGLYLPERDLDTCQSSEVSSQSGLKKETNSECTEQALQRTLTSECFQEKSI; this comes from the exons ATGAACAGCAGCAGTGCAGTTTTGAGACGGATGGAGCCCACCATCCCCGCcatcatgttcatttttggggtcATCAGTAACCTGATCGCCATCGTCGTGCTCTGTAAGTCGCGCAGGGAGCAGAAGGAGACCACCTTCTACACGTTGGTGTGCGGGCTGGCGGTCACCGATCTGTTGGGGACCGTCCTCGCGAGCCCGGTGACCATCGCCACGTACGTGAAGGGCGCGTGGCCCGACGGAGAGCCGCTTTGTCAGTACTTCGGCTTCGTGCTGCTCTTCTTTTCTCTAGCCGGACTGAGCATCATATGTGCCATGTCGATCGAGAGATACATCGCCATCAATCCCACGTATTACTACAACGATTACGCGGACAAGAGACTCGCGGGCGTCGCGCTCGTGGCCATTTACGCATCGGACGCGCTCTTTTGCGCACTGCCGGGTGTCGGTTTTGGAGAGGTGAAGATGCAGTACCCGCAGACCTGGTGCTTCATCGACTGGAGGACTAATGTCAGCGCACACGTGGCTTTCTCTTACATGTACACTGGCTTCAGTTCGGTTCTGGTGACGGTGACGGTGACGGTGGTCTGTAACGTTCTGGTGTGTTGCGCTCTGATCCGGATGCACCGGCGGTTCGTCAGACGCACTTCTCTCGGTGCCGACGCGTCTGATCCCGGCAGGAACCCAAACTTCGGTCGTCTCGCTGGTGCTGAGGTGCAGATGGTGATTCTGCTCATCGCCACCTCGGCTGTGGTGCTCATTTGTTCCATTCCTCTCGTC GTCCAAGTGTTTCTCAACCAGATTTATAAGACGGAGGTGGAGAAACGGCTGGAGAAAAATCCAGATCTATTGGCCATCCGGTTCGCCTCAACCAACCCCATTCTGGATCCTTGGATCTATATTCTGCTGCAAAAAGCGCTTCTCTCGAAGGTGATCCAGAACATCAAGTGTCTTTTCTGCAAGATGGGTTCTCAACAGAGTCAAAGCGGCTTCCAGTGCAGAGACGGACGGCAGTTGTCCTCCAGAGATTCGCCATCTGACGCGCCTCAGGAACTTAGAGACGTCACGAGTATGTCGCAGACGGGACTGTATTTACCTGAGAGAGATCTGGACACCTGTCAATCATCTGAAGTCTCTTCTCAGAGTGGTTTGAAGAAGGAGACAAACTCTGAATGCACAGAACAAGCCTTACAAAGGACTCTAACCAGTGAGTGTTTTCAAGAGAAGAGTATTTAA